A section of the Candidatus Omnitrophota bacterium genome encodes:
- a CDS encoding PilZ domain-containing protein produces the protein MSSAINDENQNLPERRAAIRISCQTPLAFKVCKEETISKIMEGYAQNISSDGLRCTISQEVPVGCTLWLKLDTDALSLCEELDKNAVILQHGILGKVVWLDKVSDDHYDIGLQFITREERE, from the coding sequence ATGAGCAGCGCAATTAACGACGAAAATCAAAATCTTCCCGAACGACGCGCCGCAATACGCATCAGTTGCCAAACTCCTTTGGCATTTAAAGTCTGTAAGGAAGAGACGATCTCAAAGATCATGGAGGGCTACGCGCAGAATATCAGCAGCGACGGTTTGCGCTGTACTATTTCGCAGGAAGTTCCCGTGGGTTGCACCTTATGGCTCAAACTTGACACCGACGCGTTAAGCCTTTGTGAAGAATTGGATAAAAATGCCGTTATTTTACAGCACGGGATTTTAGGAAAAGTTGTCTGGCTGGATAAAGTCTCCGATGACCATTATGATATCGGGTTGCAATTTATTACACGAGAAGAACGAGAATAA
- a CDS encoding phosphopantothenoylcysteine decarboxylase yields MVTKRSLKNKKVLVTCGPTWVAIDDMRVISNRSTGTLGHLITKELIKEGALVTLLQGPTTDPANCKPKKIIPFLFFEELKRLLSQELKKGYDVVIHAAAVSDYKLRKTYSAKLSSHIPRLTLKLTPTEKLIERIKKICPRAFLVGFKLESDISKNLLLTKAGRLFTNAGCGLVIANTFDKNGYRSYILGSKKNVLGQAKTKTVTARKIIQTLKRCL; encoded by the coding sequence TTGGTTACTAAACGCTCTTTAAAAAATAAAAAAGTCCTGGTGACGTGCGGGCCGACGTGGGTCGCGATCGACGATATGCGTGTTATCAGCAACCGATCCACCGGAACGCTGGGGCATTTGATCACCAAGGAACTCATTAAAGAAGGGGCTCTCGTAACACTTTTGCAAGGGCCGACGACTGATCCGGCTAACTGCAAACCAAAAAAAATCATTCCGTTTCTTTTTTTTGAGGAACTTAAGCGTCTATTAAGCCAAGAGTTAAAAAAAGGATATGATGTTGTCATCCACGCGGCAGCTGTTTCGGATTACAAACTTCGAAAAACCTATTCCGCGAAACTCAGCTCACATATTCCACGGTTAACGCTTAAGCTCACTCCAACTGAGAAGCTGATCGAACGGATCAAGAAAATATGCCCCCGGGCTTTCTTGGTCGGTTTTAAACTCGAATCAGACATAAGTAAGAACTTGCTTTTAACAAAAGCCGGACGCCTTTTTACAAATGCCGGTTGCGGCCTTGTCATCGCAAACACTTTTGACAAAAACGGTTATCGCAGTTATATTTTAGGCTCAAAGAAAAACGTTTTAGGGCAAGCAAAAACCAAAACGGTTACGGCAAGAAAAATCATTCAAACCTTAAAGAGATGTCTATGA
- a CDS encoding aspartate kinase, with protein sequence MEKKLVVQKYGGSSVADIDRIKIVAQRIASYKNPHQNVVVVVSAMGDTTDELEDYAFKITKNPPEREMDMLMSTGEQISSSLLAMAIRTLGHDAISFTGGQVGIKTDRSHTRARILRIDTRRIKKALLENKIVIVAGFQGVTHDDDITTLGRGGSDLTAVALAQALGANVCEIYTDVTGIFTTDPRIVPKAKKIPVITFEEMLEMAALGAQVMQARSIEVAKKYNIPLHVRSSFAKEEGTMIVKGNEKLESVSVRAITSNKSEAKITICDVPDKPGVAARIFTEISKKGVNVDMIVQNVSRTRHTDISFTVPKTEINKALTTVRHINKTIGFGNITYDKDIARISIVGSGMRSHPGIAAKMFKSLADNKINIEMISTSEISVSCIIERKFANKAVKELHKSFKLEKV encoded by the coding sequence ATGGAAAAGAAATTAGTTGTGCAAAAATACGGCGGGTCTTCGGTCGCCGATATCGACAGGATTAAAATAGTCGCTCAGCGTATCGCGTCCTATAAAAATCCTCATCAAAATGTTGTTGTTGTTGTCTCCGCGATGGGAGACACAACTGACGAATTAGAGGACTACGCGTTTAAGATCACCAAGAATCCTCCGGAACGAGAAATGGACATGCTCATGTCAACGGGAGAGCAGATCTCTTCCTCACTTTTAGCGATGGCGATCCGAACACTAGGCCACGACGCCATTTCGTTTACCGGGGGACAGGTCGGAATTAAAACCGATAGATCGCATACCCGAGCACGAATTTTAAGGATTGACACGCGAAGAATTAAAAAAGCTCTTTTGGAAAATAAGATCGTTATCGTCGCGGGATTTCAGGGCGTCACTCACGACGACGATATCACAACTTTAGGGCGCGGCGGATCAGACTTAACGGCTGTTGCCTTAGCGCAAGCGCTGGGCGCGAATGTTTGCGAGATCTATACCGATGTGACTGGAATTTTCACGACAGACCCGCGCATTGTTCCAAAGGCAAAGAAGATTCCGGTCATTACTTTCGAAGAAATGTTGGAAATGGCGGCCTTGGGCGCGCAAGTCATGCAAGCCCGTTCTATTGAAGTCGCCAAGAAATATAATATCCCATTACACGTACGTTCAAGTTTTGCCAAGGAGGAAGGAACCATGATCGTGAAAGGAAATGAGAAATTAGAAAGTGTTTCAGTGCGCGCCATTACCAGCAATAAATCAGAGGCCAAAATTACCATTTGCGACGTTCCGGATAAACCAGGCGTTGCAGCACGTATTTTTACCGAAATTTCTAAAAAAGGCGTTAATGTCGATATGATCGTGCAAAATGTCAGCCGCACGCGCCATACCGATATTTCGTTCACAGTACCCAAAACCGAGATCAATAAAGCGCTTACAACGGTGCGGCATATCAATAAAACCATCGGTTTTGGAAATATCACCTACGATAAAGACATCGCGCGCATTTCTATTGTCGGATCGGGTATGCGTTCGCACCCCGGAATTGCCGCGAAGATGTTCAAATCATTAGCCGATAATAAAATAAATATTGAAATGATCTCAACATCAGAAATTAGCGTTTCCTGTATCATCGAAAGAAAATTTGCCAACAAAGCTGTTAAGGAACTACACAAAAGTTTTAAATTAGAAAAGGTATAG
- a CDS encoding homoserine dehydrogenase: protein MNKLNVGLIGFGVVGSGVVKFLTERKKFIARKFDTEFVIKKICDRNIRAINRTGLSKSTVFTTDYNNVINDSEIDVVVELIGGLKPAEEIMMTSLRNGKHVVTANKELLAHKGKELFTEGKERHRDIYFEASVGAGIPIIKSIAEGLAGNKFNGVYGIINGTSNFILSEMTKNECTFDYALKEAQQRGYAESNPTLDISGMDSAHKLAVLIFLAFGKFVDIKDVYTEGISHITHADIEYAQSLNLTIKLLAIAKKSDDRLEARVHPTLIPKNHPLASVNGVFNALLLDTYPTGDVLLYGQGAGQMSAAGGVISDLINLALRHKLKSAARIESLVKENPTLKLKKMDDIEAKFYIRFMAIDKPGILSVISGILGKHGISIASVTQKIHKRSSAVPVFMLTHPAKEKKIRLALEKISRLAIVRSDPVAIRMEKF, encoded by the coding sequence ATGAATAAACTTAATGTGGGACTGATCGGATTTGGCGTTGTCGGATCCGGAGTCGTCAAATTCCTAACGGAACGAAAAAAATTCATCGCCCGAAAATTCGATACCGAATTTGTTATTAAGAAGATCTGTGACCGTAATATCCGCGCCATCAACCGCACAGGGTTAAGCAAGTCCACTGTTTTTACAACAGATTATAACAATGTCATCAATGACAGCGAAATTGATGTCGTCGTTGAGCTCATCGGAGGGCTTAAACCGGCCGAAGAGATCATGATGACATCATTACGCAACGGAAAACATGTCGTCACGGCCAACAAAGAACTTTTAGCGCATAAAGGCAAGGAACTTTTTACTGAAGGAAAAGAGCGCCACCGTGACATTTATTTTGAGGCTTCTGTCGGCGCCGGAATTCCCATTATCAAGTCCATCGCCGAAGGATTAGCCGGAAACAAATTTAACGGTGTTTACGGTATCATCAACGGAACTTCCAATTTCATCTTAAGTGAAATGACCAAGAATGAATGCACCTTTGACTATGCGCTAAAAGAAGCTCAGCAGCGCGGCTACGCGGAAAGTAATCCGACGCTGGATATCAGCGGGATGGATTCGGCGCACAAACTGGCCGTTTTGATCTTTTTGGCGTTCGGAAAATTTGTTGATATCAAAGATGTTTATACGGAAGGGATCTCGCATATCACCCATGCGGATATTGAATACGCGCAAAGTTTAAACTTGACCATTAAACTTTTAGCGATCGCAAAGAAATCAGACGACCGCCTGGAAGCGCGCGTCCATCCGACACTGATCCCCAAGAATCATCCTCTGGCATCCGTTAACGGCGTTTTTAACGCGCTTTTACTAGACACGTATCCAACCGGAGACGTTTTGCTTTATGGACAAGGCGCGGGACAAATGTCGGCCGCCGGAGGAGTCATCAGCGATCTGATCAACCTGGCGCTTCGGCATAAATTAAAATCAGCCGCAAGAATTGAAAGCTTGGTCAAAGAAAACCCAACTTTAAAATTAAAGAAAATGGATGATATCGAGGCGAAATTTTATATTCGGTTCATGGCGATCGACAAGCCGGGAATTTTATCTGTTATCAGCGGCATTTTAGGAAAACACGGTATCAGCATTGCCTCGGTGACCCAAAAAATACACAAACGTTCTTCGGCGGTTCCGGTTTTTATGCTCACACATCCGGCTAAAGAAAAAAAGATCCGCCTAGCCTTAGAAAAGATCAGCCGGCTGGCTATTGTTAGAAGCGACCCCGTTGCTATTCGAATGGAGAAATTTTAA
- the cimA gene encoding citramalate synthase, with product MPHIVIYDTTLRDGAQTEGVSFSVNDKVKITEKLDELGIHYIEGGWPGSNPKDKEFFALMKKHKLKNSVLAAFGSTRRAQTTPAEDKNLQELIKSETKTITIFGKSWDLHVTDVLRTTLDENLKMIFDSVEFLKKKKREVFYDAEHFFDAYKRNPEYALKTILAAQSAGADCIILCDTNGGSLPEEVRRIVSEVKPKLSVQLGIHTHNDLSVSVANSIAAVQAGCTQVQGTLNGLGERCGNADLSSIIGILNTKMKMKSIPDDKLKLLTETCYFVSEMSNQKLPDNHAFTGHSAFAHKGGVHIDAVNKTPIAYEHIDPQSVGNHRRFLTSELAGKIPIVLKAQELNLKLDKKSPQAKKLLKSLQEKEHGGYQFEAADASFELFMKRELKKYPSFFKLEAFKVTVEKRHDGKVFAEASIRLNVKGHDEFSAADGHGPVDALDKALRKALNKFYPHLNQMHLSDFKVRVLDTKAGTAAKVRVLIESQDDKDSWTTVGVHENIIEASWEALMDSVEYKLLKDQKKS from the coding sequence ATGCCTCACATTGTTATTTACGATACCACCTTACGCGATGGCGCCCAAACTGAGGGAGTTTCGTTCTCCGTCAACGACAAAGTGAAGATCACGGAAAAATTGGACGAACTCGGGATTCATTACATTGAAGGCGGCTGGCCGGGCTCTAATCCGAAAGATAAAGAGTTTTTTGCGTTAATGAAGAAACACAAGCTCAAGAATTCTGTTCTGGCGGCCTTCGGCTCGACCCGGCGCGCTCAAACAACACCCGCGGAAGATAAAAACCTTCAAGAGCTCATCAAATCCGAAACAAAAACGATCACCATCTTCGGAAAAAGCTGGGACTTGCATGTCACCGACGTTTTGCGGACAACTTTGGATGAAAATTTAAAGATGATCTTTGATTCGGTGGAATTCCTCAAGAAAAAAAAGAGGGAAGTCTTTTATGACGCCGAACATTTCTTTGATGCTTATAAGCGCAATCCCGAATATGCCTTAAAAACAATTCTGGCCGCGCAATCTGCCGGCGCCGATTGCATTATTCTTTGCGACACCAACGGCGGAAGCCTACCCGAGGAAGTCCGCCGTATCGTCTCGGAAGTAAAACCAAAACTTAGCGTCCAGCTAGGAATTCATACGCATAATGACTTATCCGTATCGGTTGCCAATTCCATTGCCGCTGTTCAAGCCGGCTGCACGCAAGTTCAAGGAACACTCAACGGTTTAGGAGAACGCTGCGGAAACGCGGATCTTTCTTCCATCATCGGGATCTTAAATACAAAAATGAAGATGAAGTCAATCCCCGACGATAAACTTAAGCTCTTGACCGAAACGTGTTACTTCGTAAGCGAAATGAGCAATCAAAAACTCCCCGATAATCATGCTTTCACGGGGCATTCGGCATTTGCCCACAAAGGCGGCGTTCATATTGATGCCGTCAACAAAACGCCCATAGCCTACGAGCACATTGATCCGCAGTCAGTGGGAAATCATCGCCGGTTTTTAACATCCGAGCTGGCAGGAAAAATTCCCATCGTTTTAAAAGCGCAGGAATTAAATTTAAAGCTGGATAAAAAATCTCCGCAAGCCAAGAAACTTTTAAAATCTCTTCAGGAAAAAGAGCATGGAGGTTATCAATTTGAAGCGGCCGACGCTTCGTTTGAATTATTCATGAAGCGCGAGCTTAAAAAATATCCGTCTTTCTTTAAATTGGAAGCGTTTAAAGTCACCGTGGAAAAACGCCACGACGGAAAAGTTTTCGCCGAAGCATCTATCCGATTAAATGTCAAAGGCCACGATGAATTCAGCGCCGCCGACGGACACGGGCCGGTAGACGCCTTAGACAAGGCTTTACGTAAAGCTTTAAATAAATTTTATCCGCATTTAAATCAAATGCATTTATCGGATTTTAAAGTGCGTGTTTTAGATACAAAGGCCGGCACCGCCGCCAAAGTTCGGGTTTTGATCGAATCGCAGGACGATAAAGATTCCTGGACCACCGTCGGTGTTCACGAGAATATCATTGAGGCTAGCTGGGAAGCGTTGATGGATTCTGTAGAATATAAATTATTAAAAGACCAGAAGAAATCTTAA
- a CDS encoding cofactor-independent phosphoglycerate mutase, translated as MKYIIIVPDGMADEPVTELGDKTPLQVAHTTNMDYLAQNGFVGLVQTIPAKMPPGSDIGNLAMLGYNPKKHFSGRAALEAANLNITLANDEIVFRCNLVTISNGKMADYSAGHISTKEAAPIIETLNKEIDIPGVKFYAGKSYRHLVVIKTNKKELLAKIKCAPPHDISGQDIKRYLPGGRQAEILLRLMEHSKKILENHSINQVRLDLKENPANMIWLWGQGTRPHLPSFEERFGIKGSVISAVDLVNGIGKLTGLDVITVPGATGYYDTNYAGKAQAALDSLKKKDFVFVHIEAPDEAGHNGDFKMKTACIERIDREIVGPILNHFDKHSDFRILIAPDHPTPVKKRTHTSDPVCFVMYGKGIINDSAQEYNEITAQQKGLKFQSGEALIEYFIKG; from the coding sequence ATGAAATATATCATTATAGTTCCCGATGGCATGGCAGATGAGCCCGTCACGGAATTAGGCGACAAAACACCTCTGCAAGTTGCTCATACGACCAATATGGATTATTTAGCTCAAAACGGTTTTGTCGGCTTAGTTCAAACAATTCCGGCTAAAATGCCGCCGGGATCCGACATCGGCAATTTGGCCATGCTCGGCTATAATCCCAAAAAACATTTTTCCGGACGGGCCGCGCTAGAAGCCGCCAATCTCAACATCACCCTCGCGAATGATGAGATCGTGTTTCGTTGCAATTTAGTTACTATTTCTAACGGTAAAATGGCCGACTACAGCGCCGGGCATATTTCTACCAAAGAAGCCGCGCCCATTATTGAAACGCTCAATAAAGAAATTGATATTCCGGGCGTTAAATTTTATGCCGGAAAAAGCTATCGGCATCTGGTCGTCATCAAAACAAATAAAAAGGAACTCTTAGCCAAAATTAAATGCGCTCCGCCGCACGATATTTCGGGGCAGGATATCAAGCGCTATTTGCCGGGCGGACGCCAAGCCGAAATCCTTTTGCGGCTCATGGAACATTCGAAGAAAATTTTGGAAAATCATTCCATCAATCAAGTACGCCTTGACCTCAAGGAAAATCCGGCGAACATGATCTGGCTTTGGGGGCAAGGAACCCGGCCGCATTTGCCGTCATTTGAAGAGCGATTCGGCATTAAGGGATCAGTGATCTCTGCCGTCGATCTCGTCAACGGCATAGGGAAGCTGACCGGCCTTGACGTTATTACCGTTCCCGGCGCAACCGGATACTATGACACCAATTACGCCGGAAAAGCGCAGGCCGCTTTAGATTCGCTCAAGAAAAAAGATTTTGTTTTTGTCCATATTGAAGCGCCCGATGAAGCCGGACACAACGGTGATTTTAAAATGAAGACGGCGTGCATTGAACGCATTGATCGAGAGATCGTCGGGCCGATCTTAAATCATTTTGACAAACACAGCGATTTCCGTATTCTGATCGCGCCGGATCATCCCACACCGGTTAAGAAACGCACGCACACAAGCGATCCGGTTTGTTTTGTGATGTACGGCAAAGGTATCATTAACGATAGTGCTCAAGAATACAACGAAATAACCGCGCAACAAAAAGGATTAAAATTCCAAAGTGGGGAAGCGCTCATCGAATATTTTATCAAGGGTTAA
- a CDS encoding NAD(P)H-dependent glycerol-3-phosphate dehydrogenase — protein sequence MKQQKSLQQIAVLGDGGWGTTLAIHLAKKGYSVKLWGAFPTYAKQVSATRENKKFLPEITIPQSVAITGDLSFALSGASVIVLAIPSQYTRSIVQRLRNFDLSGKALLSVTKGIEISTLKRISQIIHEELGAVNLAVLSGPTIAREVALGIPTTAVIASKNMVIAKKLQKIFNSNSFRIYTNTDVVGTELGGSVKNVIAIACGICDGLGFGSNAKAAILTRGLAEMARLGIALGAQAKTFSGLTGLGDLATTCFSPESRNRRVGEKLGEGKTIKQILASTNMIAEGISNAKAVFLLSKKNKIDMPITSQVYSIIYQKKNVRKAVTDLMQRTLKSE from the coding sequence ATGAAACAACAAAAATCTTTACAACAAATTGCGGTCCTGGGCGATGGAGGATGGGGAACAACCCTGGCGATCCACTTAGCCAAAAAAGGATACTCCGTTAAGCTTTGGGGAGCTTTTCCCACCTACGCAAAACAAGTTAGCGCGACTAGAGAAAATAAAAAATTTCTACCCGAAATAACGATTCCTCAAAGCGTTGCCATTACCGGCGATTTATCTTTCGCGCTTAGCGGCGCTTCGGTGATTGTCTTGGCGATCCCGTCTCAGTATACGCGCAGCATCGTTCAGCGATTAAGAAATTTCGATCTTTCAGGAAAGGCTCTGCTGAGCGTAACGAAAGGTATCGAGATCTCAACACTTAAACGTATTTCGCAGATCATCCATGAAGAATTAGGGGCTGTGAATTTGGCGGTCCTTTCAGGGCCAACCATCGCCAGAGAAGTTGCGCTGGGGATCCCGACAACAGCTGTCATCGCGTCAAAAAATATGGTCATCGCTAAAAAATTACAAAAGATATTTAATTCAAATTCGTTTCGGATCTATACGAACACCGATGTTGTCGGCACCGAACTTGGGGGAAGCGTTAAAAATGTCATCGCCATCGCTTGCGGCATTTGCGACGGATTAGGATTTGGAAGTAACGCGAAAGCGGCTATCTTAACGCGCGGCTTAGCGGAAATGGCGCGCCTAGGTATTGCTTTAGGCGCCCAAGCAAAAACATTTTCGGGATTAACGGGGTTAGGCGATCTGGCGACCACCTGTTTTAGCCCTGAAAGCCGCAACCGCCGTGTCGGCGAAAAGCTCGGGGAAGGAAAAACCATCAAGCAGATCCTCGCCTCGACCAATATGATCGCCGAAGGGATCAGCAATGCCAAAGCGGTTTTTCTTTTAAGCAAAAAAAATAAAATTGATATGCCCATCACATCTCAGGTTTATAGTATTATTTATCAGAAAAAAAATGTCCGAAAAGCTGTTACCGATTTAATGCAACGAACACTAAAGTCAGAATAA
- a CDS encoding PilZ domain-containing protein, translating to MSSNLTAPTIKCMENWNNKERRRYIRITKHFIISYFDRNDPAVKHDVSQVRNISLGGICFITSVQYAPSTKLAIELKTPYLSDTAHMEGTVLESSEKITGMIYETRLVFSPLAPQVEIILKRVIETFLKMKEEKNSNE from the coding sequence GTGAGTTCAAATCTCACCGCTCCGACCATTAAATGTATGGAAAACTGGAATAATAAAGAACGTCGGCGCTATATCCGGATCACCAAGCATTTCATTATTTCTTACTTTGACCGCAATGATCCGGCAGTCAAACATGATGTCTCTCAAGTGCGCAATATCAGCCTAGGAGGGATCTGTTTTATTACATCCGTGCAATACGCGCCGTCCACAAAACTAGCCATTGAATTAAAGACACCCTATTTATCGGACACGGCGCATATGGAAGGAACGGTTCTGGAATCCAGCGAAAAGATCACCGGAATGATCTATGAAACACGGCTTGTCTTTAGCCCTTTAGCCCCTCAAGTCGAAATTATATTAAAACGCGTGATCGAGACATTTTTAAAGATGAAAGAGGAGAAAAACAGCAATGAATAA
- the thrC gene encoding threonine synthase, producing the protein MAWRGIIEHYKEFLPVTDKTPVVSLNEGNTPLILSNYLTKKIGLNVYLKYEGLNPTGSFKDRGMTMAISKALEANSTAVMCASTGNTSASAAAYAARCAMKCIVLIPDGNIALGKLAQAMIHNAQVIAVKGNFDDALELVKEITNKYPISLVNSLNPFRIEGQKTAAFEICDFLEDAPEFHAIPVGNAGNITAYWKGYKEYKNAGRSSRLPVMLGFQAALSAPIVKNKIIKDPKTIATAIKIGNPASWKSALAARDESKGLINAVTDKEILSAYKILAQYDGVFAEPASAASVAGILKLNAANYFRDKKGPIVCTLTGHGLKDPNIAIQSIKKPVSLKVDLKTILKYIGY; encoded by the coding sequence ATGGCTTGGCGCGGCATTATCGAACACTATAAAGAATTCTTACCCGTAACGGATAAAACTCCCGTTGTTTCGCTTAATGAAGGGAATACGCCGCTTATTTTGTCAAATTACCTGACAAAAAAGATCGGGCTCAATGTTTATCTTAAATACGAAGGATTAAATCCCACCGGATCATTTAAAGACCGCGGGATGACCATGGCGATCTCAAAAGCCCTGGAAGCCAATTCAACCGCCGTTATGTGCGCCTCCACCGGAAATACTTCGGCCTCAGCAGCCGCGTATGCCGCGCGTTGCGCTATGAAATGCATTGTCCTTATTCCCGACGGAAATATCGCTTTAGGAAAATTGGCGCAGGCCATGATCCACAATGCCCAAGTCATTGCGGTTAAGGGAAATTTTGATGATGCCCTTGAATTGGTTAAAGAGATAACGAATAAATATCCGATCTCGTTGGTTAATTCTTTAAATCCGTTTCGCATTGAGGGGCAGAAAACTGCCGCCTTTGAGATCTGTGATTTTTTGGAAGACGCTCCGGAATTCCACGCGATCCCTGTTGGAAACGCGGGGAACATCACCGCGTACTGGAAAGGGTATAAAGAATATAAAAATGCCGGTCGATCATCACGGCTTCCGGTGATGCTAGGATTTCAGGCCGCGCTTTCCGCGCCAATCGTCAAAAATAAGATCATCAAAGATCCTAAAACGATCGCAACCGCTATCAAGATAGGAAATCCGGCCAGCTGGAAATCCGCACTTGCCGCACGCGACGAATCAAAAGGGCTCATCAATGCTGTCACCGATAAAGAAATATTATCGGCGTATAAAATATTAGCGCAATATGACGGTGTTTTTGCCGAACCGGCCTCCGCGGCATCCGTTGCCGGAATTTTAAAACTGAACGCCGCAAATTATTTTCGCGATAAAAAAGGGCCGATCGTGTGTACTTTAACCGGACACGGGCTTAAAGATCCCAACATCGCTATTCAAAGCATCAAGAAACCTGTTTCGCTTAAAGTTGATCTTAAAACCATATTAAAATACATTGGTTACTAA